A region of Drosophila mauritiana strain mau12 chromosome 3L, ASM438214v1, whole genome shotgun sequence DNA encodes the following proteins:
- the LOC117140948 gene encoding ankyrin-3 isoform X14 — MAQFVTHIQPTLMEASQGHVPHHHGHQVGVQHSSHLPHSGHNMPSPPTHNHHHAHGHGHHTSSGGHHGGAGGHSQKQAAHHSTTSGTTSGHASKGQHHSPPSRIHSPPTEHHPDHIGHYEYFQHQHEQIFHHEGANGGASHKQQTHHHPNKHEHCPTGHQSAGDGNTSFLRAARAGNLERVLEHLKNNIDINTSNANGLNALHLASKDGHIHVVSELLRRGAIVDSATKKGNTALHIASLAGQEEVVKLLLEHNASVNVQSQNGFTPLYMAAQENHDAVVRLLLSNGANQSLATEDGFTPLAVAMQQGHDKVVAVLLESDTRGKVRLPALHIAAKKDDVKAATLLLDNDHNPDVTSKSGFTPLHIASHYGNQNIANLLIQKGADVNYSAKHNISPLHVAAKWGKTNMVSLLLEKGGNIEAKTRDGLTPLHCAARSGHEQVVDMLLERGAPISAKTKNGLAPLHMAAQGEHVDAARILLYHRAPVDEVTVDYLTALHVAAHCGHVRVAKLLLDRNADANARALNGFTPLHIACKKNRLKVVELLLRHGASISATTESGLTPLHVAAFMGCMNIVIYLLQHDASPDVPTVRGETPLHLAARANQTDIIRILLRNGAQVDARAREQQTPLHIASRLGNVDIVMLLLQHGAQVDATTKDMYTALHIAAKEGQDEVAAVLIDNGAALDAATKKGFTPLHLTAKYGHIKVAQLLLQKEADVDAQGKNGVTPLHVACHYNNQQVALLLLEKGASPHATAKNGHTPLHIAARKNQMDIATTLLEYGALANAESKAGFTPLHLSSQEGHAEISNLLIEHKAAVNHPAKNGLTPMHLCAQEDNVNVAEILEKNGANIDMATKAGYTPLHVASHFGQANMVRFLLQNGANVDAATSIGYTPLHQTAQQGHCHIVNLLLEHKANANAQTVNGQTPLHIARKLGYISVLDSLKTITKEDEAAAAPAQAEEKYRVVAPEAMHESFMSDSEEEGGEDNMLSDQPYRYLTVDEMKSLGDDSLPIDVTRDERMDSNRMTQSAEYASGVPPTIGEEVISPHKTQVYGSSPKATVDGVYIANGHDEPPHVGRKLSWKSFLVSFLVDARGGAMRGCRHSGVRMIIPSRSTCQPTRVTCRYVKPQRTMHPPQLMEGEALASRVLELGPCSTKFIGPVVMEVPHFASLRGKEREIIILRSDNGETWREHTIDNSEEIIHDVLQQCFEPEEIAQLEEQAGNHVCRFVTYDFPQYFAVVSRIRQEVHAIGPEGGMVSSTVVPQVQAVFPQGALTKKIKVGLQAQPVDPDLTAKLLGRGVAVSPIVTVEPRRRKFHKAITLSMPAPKAHSQGMINQYSGNTPTLRLLCSITGGPSRAQWEDVTGSTPLTFVNDCVSFTTTVSARFWLMDCRNISDATKMATELYKEVIHVPFIAKFVVFAKKVEPFEARLRVFCMTDDREDKTLEKHELYTEVAKSRDVEVLEGKPQYIEMAGNLVPVTKSGDQLQVQFKAFRENRLPFTVRVKDQHADIVGRTLFMKEPKVAKGEPPQQPICILNIVLPEAVIPDSTTAFSDRVTSAYRTSMFSLSKHQNDHYIGDIRIVDLSNLLGKDWIQLAPEIGINGEEIDEIINQNTDSIARQAQSMIRLYKDKPNYDILSLETALKNIGRDDIMKKCKSGRLSHSREFDEADLMKNSESVEELVRREILPLGKRIQQINEREEVKYSAEEKEVEESESDEEAAKRTVAERREKIVKRLSIERSIPASTQKKEITREITEIKRKSLIEDKKAHHESEILMQLPADNVIIKTTTVPDQVIKMKMGKMDSTEVSKSEFDKELTHKFKTSGRSSEEEDQPSSPDQTDKIVQDISAAEKKEKDGVTFSRVTTITRQEARDITEDFLEIEKRSQLPATSTTATVHEKFVEEIKEKTSPLASVPQETVKEVQQVISEVTEIASKKVENIISSFESSKSVDATPVLPTQPSVESSKVSETIKNLEDSKAVTAEQVKTVQVIESSSIEETIAEFEAKKVKYDFHGGEPKTQIPKFTRKPSDDSMKPTAAPRATVESETESVIEAKVEKPISKIPVKTIPTEAQKVSEVDARKITQDFLQGEKLAAEPKPSPAASKIPKVEPRKSVDKQVDRESKVLDDVVASTATIMTAGLGGEQLKDQLVDHSEIIAKSETVAEKVTELLDTFHKIEEKVTKSEKTSEISSKVEELVKIEDKPLLQVQPKEDKVAQKVAEVIDTFHKIEEQITTADARQLTRDFLSMEKQNQLPSMPQAAEKPLESSLTSTSASEPESIVTVKPSPPASKIPVVEPRKIVFDESTKPLIEPEPVKTTEKKPLNERQLTADFLSMEQQTQLVSEPAKSLVEEVMKSAEQMVEQPKQQKPLNERQITEDFLLMEQQTQLPSDIVKPTDKLIDGIESAAPVGDEASPFHTPKLTTSVVTQEPQQLASEYDSDTFGKQATMPLGDSKMDQGLTAPVSMEPRKSLTDAEFCKSVGETITKKMSVGVIEISDELKKIESEIPHSQTPPPTPSDNKTDKQNEEPELISLERDYLADTVTTLHTTTESTLERVSAITKIETLQERKVDLSSLDTAKISHEIGDVKVGGGDDDSDGEGGDLVARIREEANILVDRVLEESVEIIESQGHQANGHEIAKLDYNSESENYAITCDDIGGVDVIKSPTIESMSGKSFDDNMSFTDEHIHLPLHAQNTTTTMTTTITTQFQQQQSQSAVPSTSAAKDKALF, encoded by the exons ATGGCCCAGTTTGTGACCCACATCCAGCCCACGCTGATGGAGGCGTCCCAAGGTCATGTGCCCCACCACCACGGACATCAGGTGGGTGTGCAGCACTCGTCGCATCTGCCCCACAGCGGCCACAACATGCCCTCGCCGCCCACCCACAATCACCATCATGCCCACGGACATGGTCATCATACCAGCAGCGGTGGTCATCATGGAGGAGCAGGTGGCCATTCGCAGAAGCAGGCAGCACATCATAGCACCACCTCCGGCACCACCTCCGGCCACGCCTCCAAGGGACAGCACCACAGCCCGCCCTCGAGGATCCATTCACCACCGACGGAGCACCATCCGGATCATATCGGTCACTACGAGTACTTCCAGCATCAGCACGAGCAGATCTTCCACCATGAAGGAGCAAACGGTGGCGCCAGCCACAAGCAACAGACCCACCACCATCCCAACAAGCACGAGCACTGCCCCACAGGACACCAGAGTGCG GGCGATGGAAACACTTCCTTCCTGCGTGCCGCTCGTGCCGGAAATCTGGAGCGAGTGCTCGAGCATTTGAAGAACAACATTGACATTAACACCAGCAATGCG AATGGCTTGAATGCCCTGCACCTGGCCTCCAAGGATGGCCACATCCACGTCGTCTCGGAACTCCTTCGTAGGGGCGCGATTGTGGATAGTGCCACCAAAAAGGGAAACACCGCCCTCCACATCGCCTCATTGGCTGGACAGGAGGAGGTGGTGAAGCTACTGCTGGAGCACAATGCCTCTGTGAATGTGCAATCCCAGAATGGATTCACTCCACTGTACATGGCCGCTCAGGAGAACCACGATGCGGTGGTGCGTCTCCTTTTGTCCAACGGAGCCAACCAGAGTCTGGCCACCGAGGATGGCTTCACCCCACTGGCGGTGGCCATGCAGCAGGGTCATGACAAAGTCGTTGCTGTCCTCCTTGAGAGTGATACTCGTGGAAAGGTCAGGCTTCCTGCGCTGCATATTGCCGCCAAAAAGGACGACGTCAAGGCAGCGACTCTGCTTCTCGAT AATGACCATAATCCGGACGTGACTTCCAAGTCGGGCTTCACCCCGCTGCACATTGCTTCCCATTATGGTAACCAAAACATCGCCAACCTACTCATCCAGAAGGGCGCCGATGTCAACTACTCGGCCAAGCACAATATCAGTCCGCTGCATGTGGCTGCAAAGTGGGGCAAGACCAACATGGTTTCCCTGCTCCTGGAGAAAGGTGGTAACATCGAGGCAAAGACCCGGGACGGACTTACCCCGCTCCATTGCGCCGCGCGCTCGGGTCATGAGCAAGTAGTGGACATGCTACTCGAACGAGGAGCTCCCATCTCTGCCAAGACCAAAAATGGTTTGGCACCCCTCCATATGGCCGCCCAGGGTGAGCATGTGGATGCCGCCCGCATCCTCTTGTACCATCGTGCTCCCGTCGACGAGGTGACAGTGGACTATCTCACTGCCCTGCATGTGGCTGCTCACTGTGGTCATGTTAGGGTGGCTAAGCTTCTACTGGATCGAAATGCTGATGCCAACGCAAGGGCTTTGAATGGATTCACTCCACTGCACATTGCCTGCAAGAAGAACCGCTTGAAGGTGGTGGAGTTGCTCTTGCGACATGGTGCCAGCATTAGTGCCACCACGGAGAGTGGACTTACTCCGCTCCATGTGGCCGCCTTCATGGGCTGCATGAACATTGTCATCTATCTGCTGCAGCATGATGCCAGTCCCGATGTGCCCACTGTGCGCGGTGAAACGCCACTCCATCTGGCCGCCAGAGCCAACCAG ACCGACATCATTCGCATCCTGCTGCGCAATGGCGCCCAGGTGGACGCACGTGCCCGAGAGCAACAGACACCGCTGCACATCGCTTCGCGACTGGGTAATGTGGACATCGTGATGCTCCTGCTGCAACATGGCGCCCAAGTGGACGCAACCACCAAGGACATGTACACGGCACTTCACATCGCAGCCAAGGAGGGCCAGGATGAG GTGGCCGCTGTACTAATTGATAACGGCGCCGCCTTGGATGCCGCCACCAAGAAGGGATTCACTCCACTTCACTTGACGGCCAAATATGGACACATTAAGGTCGCCCAGTTGCTGCTCCAAAAGGAGGCGGATGTGGATGCGCAGGGCAAGAATGGTGTCACCCCATTGCATGTGGCTTGCCACTACAATAACCAGCAGGTTGCCTTGTTGCTTCTGGAGAAGGGAGCAAGTCCACATGCCACGGCCAAGAATGGACATACCCCGCTCCATATTGCCGCAAGGAAGAACCAGATGGACATAGCTACTACTCTATTGGAATATGGCGCTTTGGCCAATGCCGAGAGCAAGGCCGGATTTACTCCACTCCATTTGAGCAGCCAGGAGGGTCATGCCGAGATCTCCAATCTGCTGATCGAGCACAAGGCCGCCGTCAATCATCCGGCCAAGAATGGTCTAACACCCATGCATCTGTGTGCCCAGGAGGATAATGTGAATGTGGCCGAGATTCTGGAGAAGAACGGCGCCAATATCGACATGGCCACCAAGGCAGGCTACACTCCCTTGCATGTGGCCTCTCATTTCGGCCAGGCCAACATGGTGCGTTTCTTGCTGCAGAATGGAGCCAATGTGGATGCGGCCACCTCGATTGGCTATACTCCGCTCCATCAGACCGCCCAGCAGGGTCATTGTCATATTGTGAATCTCCTGCTGGAGCACAAggccaatgccaatgcccaGACGGTCAATGGACAGACGCCTTTGCACATTGCCCGCAAACTGGGCTACATAAGTGTCCTGGACTCGTTGAAAACCATCACCAAGGAGGACgaagcagctgctgctccggcCCAAGCCGAGGAGAAGTATCGCGTGGTGGCTCCCGAGGCCATGCACGAGTCCTTCATGTCCGACTCCGAGGAAGAGGGCG GCGAAGACAATATGCTATCAGATCAACCATACCGCTATTTGACCGTTGATGAAATGAAATCCCTAGGCGACGACTCGCTGCCCATCGATGTGACCCGTGATGAGCGCATGGACTCCAACCGGATGACCCAGAGCGCCGAGTATGCCTCTGGAGTTCCGCCCACCATTGGAGAGGAGGTTATCAGTCCCCACAAGACCCAGGTCTATGGCAGTTCACCCAAGGCCACCGTGGATGGAGTTTACATTGCCAATGGTCACGATGAGCCGCCGCATGTGGG TCGCAAGCTAAGCTGGAAGAGCTTCTTGGTGTCCTTCCTGGTGGATGCCCGTGGAGGAGCAATGCGCGGTTGTCGGCACAGTGGCGTCCGCATGATCATCCCTTCGAGGTCCACTTGTCAGCCAACCAGGGTAACCTGTCGTTATGTGAAGCCGCAGCGCACCATGCATCCGCCCCAGTTGATGGAGGGCGAGGCTTTGGCCAGTCGTGTCCTGGAACTGGGTCCATGCTCTACCAAGTTTATTGGGCCAGTGGTCATGGAGGTGCCGCACTTTGCATCGCTGCGTGGCAAGGAGCGCGAGATCATCATACTGCGATCGGACAATGGAGAAACATGGCGGGAGCACACCATCGATAACTCCGAGGAGATCATACACGATGTCCTGCAGCAGTGCTTTGAGCCAGAGG AGATTGCCCAACTGGAGGAGCAGGCTGGCAACCATGTCTGCCGTTTTGTCACCTACGACTTCCCCCAGTACTTCGCCGTCGTATCGCGCATACGCCAGGAGGTCCATGCCATTGGACCGGAGGGCGGCATGGTGTCCAGCACCGTGGTGCCACAGGTGCAGGCCGTCTTCCCACAGGGAGCCCTCACCAAGAAGATCAAAGTTGGCTTACAG GCCCAACCGGTCGATCCCGATCTCACGGCGAAGCTTTTGGGTCGCGGCGTGGCCGTATCCCCAATTGTTACGGTCGAGCCGCGTCGCCGTAAATTCCACAAGGCCATCACCCTCAGCATGCCCGCACCCAAGGCTCACAGCCAGGGTATGATCAACCAGTATTCGGGCAATACGCCCACCCTGCGTCTGCTATGCTCCATCACAG GCGGACCATCTCGTGCTCAATGGGAAGATGTCACCGGTTCCACGCCCTTGACATTTGTCAATGACTGCGTCTCCTTTACGACCACAGTGTCAGCTCGTTTCTGGCTGATGGATTGCCGCAACATTTCGGATGCCACCAAAATGGCCACTGAACTGTACAA GGAAGTCATCCATGTGCCGTTTATTGCCAAGTTTGTGGTATTCGCCAAGAAGGTTGAACCATTCGAAGCTAGACTCCGGGTCTTTTGCATGACCGACGATCGTGAGGACAAAACTCTGGAGAAGCATGAGCTCTACACGGAAGTGGCCAAGAGCCGTGATGTCGAGGTCCTCGAGGGCAAGCCGCAGTACATCGAGATGGCTGGCAATCTGGTTCCAGTGACCAAATCTGGCGACCAGCTCCAGGTGCAATTCAAGGCGTTCCGAGAGAACCGCCTACCGTTCACAGTACGAGTCAAGGATCAACATGCCGACATTGTTGGACGCACTTTGTTCATGAAGGAACCGAAGGTGGCCAAGGGCGAGCCACCGCAACAGCCCATCTGCATCCTGAACATCGTTCTTCCGGAGGCTGTAATTCCGGATTCCACGACCGCCTTTTCGGACCGCGTCACCTCCGCCTACAGGACCTCAATGTTTAGCTTGAGCAAGCATCAAAATGACCATTACATTGGCGACATCCGCATCGTCGATCTATCCAACCTGTTGGGTAAGGATTGGATTCAGCTGGCCCCGGAGATTGGCATCAATGGGGAGGAGATCGATGAGATCATCAACCAAAACACAGACAGCATCGCCAGGCAGGCTCAGAGCATGATTCGCCTGTATAAGGACAAACCTAACTACGATATTCTTTCGCTGGAAACGGCTCTCAAAAACATTGGACGAGACGACATCATGAAAAAGTGCAAGAGTGGACGACTATCGCATTCGCGTGAATTCGACGAGGCGGATCTTATGAAGAACTCGGAGTCCGTGGAGGAACTGGTTCGCCGGGAAA TTCTCCCCTTAGGCAAGCGAATCCAGCAAATTAACGAACGCGAAGAAGTCAAATACTCTGCCGAGGAGAAGGAGGTCGAGGAATCGGAGTCTGATGAAGAAGCTGCCAAGCGAACAGTTGCCGAACGGCGGGAAAAGATTGTTAAGCGTCTGTCCATCGAACGATCAATTCCTGCCTCCACTCAGAAAAAAGAGATCACCCGCGAAATAACCGAAATCAAGCGTAAGAGTCTAATCGAGGACAAGAAGGCTCATCATGAGTCCGAAATTCTGATGCAACTGCCTGCCGATAACGTGATTATCAAGACAACAACTGTTCCCGACCAAGTCATTAAGATGAAGATGGGCAAGATGGACTCAACCGAGGTAAGCAAGAGCGAGTTCGACAAGGAACTTACGCACAAGTTCAAGACATCCGGACGTAGCTCAGAGGAGGAAGACCAGCCATCGTCACCAGATCAGACTGACAAGATTGTCCAGGACATTAGTGCTGCCGAAAAGAAGGAGAAGGATGGCGTGACCTTCAGCCGAGTGACGACAATAACCCGCCAAGAGGCCCGCGACATTACCGAAGACTTCTTAGAGATTGAGAAGCGAAGCCAGCTTCCGGCAACTTCCACAACCGCAACAGTTCATGAGAAGTTCGTTGAGGAGATCAAGGAGAAGACCAGCCCTCTGGCTTCAGTGCCTCAAGAAACAGTCAAGGAGGTGCAACAAGTCATCAGCGAGGTGACCGAAATAGCCAGCAAGAAGGTTGAAAACATTATTAGCTCCTTTGAGAGTAGCAAGTCTGTGGATGCTACTCCCGTTCTGCCCACACAGCCGTCTGTCGAATCATCGAAGGTTAGCGAGACCATTAAAAACCTGGAGGATTCAAAGGCCGTGACTGCGGAGCAAGTGAAGACTGTCCAGGTTATCGAGAGCTCAAGTATTGAGGAGACAATTGCTGAATTTGAAGCCAAGAAGGTCAAATATGACTTCCATGGCGGTGAGCCCAAGACTCAGATCCCAAAGTTTACGCGGAAGCCTAGCGATGACTCGATGAAGCCTACCGCAGCTCCCCGTGCTACAGTTGAATCCGAAACTGAATCGGTCATCGAGGCTAAGGTTGAAAAACCGATCTCAAAGATACCAGTCAAGACAATACCAACCGAAGCTCAGAAGGTTAGCGAAGTAGATGCACGTAAGATTACTCAAGACTTCCTCCAGGGTGAGAAACTTGCGGCCGAACCCAAGCCATCGCCGGCAGCCAGCAAGATACCCAAGGTGGAGCCGAGGAAATCTGTGGATAAGCAGGTCGATCGGGAATCAAAAGTATTGGATGATGTTGTGGCCTCTACGGCCACCATTATGACCGCCGGACTGGGAGGTGAGCAGCTCAAAGATCAACTCGTCGATCACTCTGAAATTATCGCCAAGTCCGAAACAGTCGCCGAAAAGGTAACCGAACTGCTTGACACATTCCACAAGATCGAGGAGAAGGTCACCAAATCTGAAAAAACCTCGGAAATATCGAGCAAAGTGGAGGAACTAGTTAAAATCGAGGACAAACCTCTCTTACAAGTTCAACCCAAGGAGGACAAGGTGGCGCAAAAGGTTGCTGAAGTTATCGATACATTCCACAAAATCGAGGAGCAGATCACTACTGCCGATGCCCGCCAGCTCACTCGTGATTTCCTGAGCATGGAGAAACAAAACCAATTGCCGAGCATGCCTCAAGCTGCCGAGAAGCCCCTTGAATCTAGTTTGACATCCACAAGTGCTTCGGAACCAGAATCAATAGTCACAGTGAAGCCATCACCCCCAGCGAGTAAGATACCTGTAGTGGAACCCAGGAAAATCGTTTTCGACGAATCTACAAAGCCTCTGATCGAACCAGAGCCAGTGAAGACCACTGAAAAGAAGCCTCTTAATGAGCGACAACTAACCGCTGATTTCTTGAGCATGGAGCAACAAACCCAGCTGGTCTCTGAGCCTGCCAAATCGTTGGTGGAAGAGGTGATGAAGTCCGCCGAGCAAATGGTGGAGCAACCAAAACAGCAAAAGCCCCTGAATGAGCGACAAATTACAGAGGACTTCCTGCTTATGGAACAGCAGACACAACTGCCTTCAGACATTGTTAAGCCAACGGATAAGCTGATCGATGGTATTGAGTCTGCAGCGCCGGTTGGAGATGAAGCATCACCGTTCCACACGCCCAAGCTGACCACCAGTGTGGTGACACAGGAGCCACAGCAACTGGCGAGCGAATATGACAGTGACACTTTCGGCAAACAGGCCACCATGCCGTTAGGAGACTCAAAGATGGACCAGGGACTCACTGCACCTGTATCCATGGAGCCACGAAAGTCACTGACCGATGCCGAGTTCTGCAAATCGGTGGGCGAAACAATCACCAAGAAGATGAGTGTGGGAGTGATTGAAATAAGTGATGAGCTCAAGAAAATTG AGAGCGAAATCCCACATTCCCAGACTCCTCCGCCAACACCGAGTGACAACAAAACCGACAAGCAGAACGAAGAGCCAGAACTGATCAGCTTGGAACGTG ATTATCTGGCCGACACTGTGACCACCCTGCACACAACTACAGAGTCGACCCTCGAACGCGTTTCTGCCATTACCAAAATTG